One Bufo gargarizans isolate SCDJY-AF-19 chromosome 3, ASM1485885v1, whole genome shotgun sequence DNA segment encodes these proteins:
- the LOC122930660 gene encoding olfactory receptor 52D1-like — MVAYEPAFTMRTHPITLLGFLIIVLCNCAVISSVVLHKSLQEPMYVFISVLCLNGLYGSSAFFPNLFVNLISQTQTISYAGCLTQVFCIHTYMGIEMLILTIMAYDRYLCICYPLRYTTIMSLTMVLKLVVSAWLFIICIFLAQFMLTIKLPLCGSFILKIYCDNWSVVRLACVDTTVNNIYGLFITFILVPMPVLILISYIEILRVCVRASKDFQAKSLQTCTPHLVTIINFVIDVLFEILLHRFNPTNLSYELRTVMSLQFLVVPPILNPLIYGLKTKEIRVKIMKFLNPKIVTSHQS, encoded by the exons atggtggcgtatgaaccagcATTCACCATGAGgacccacccc atcaCGTTGCTTGGTTTCCTCATCATTGTACTGTGCAACTGTGCAGTCATCTCCTCTGTGGTCTTACACAAGAGTCTTCAGGAGCCCATGTACGTCTTCATCTCCGTGCTGTGCCTCAATGGACTCTACGGTAGCAGTGCCTTCTTCCCCAATTTATTCGTAAATTTAATTAGCCAAACTCAAACCATCTCCTATGCGGGTTGTTTAACCCAAGTCTTCTGCATTCACACCTACATGGGAATAGAAATGCTCATCCTGACTATCATGGCCTACGATCGATACTTGTGCATCTGCTACCCCTTGAGATACACCACTATCATGTCTTTGACCATGGTCCTCAAGCTCGTAGTCTCAGCCTGGTTATTTATTATCTGTATATTTTTAGCCCAGTTTATGTTGACCATTAAGCTCCCACTATGTGGCTCCTTCATCCTGAAGATCTATTGTGACAACTGGTCAGTGGTGAGGTTGGCCTGTGTTGACACGACGGTCAACAATATCTACGGGCTCTTCATCACATTCATCTTGGTCCCCATGCCAGTGCTAATCCTTATATCTTACATTGAAATTCTTAGAGTTTGTGTCCGGGCCTCCAAGGACTTCCAAGCCAAGTCCTTACAAACATGTACTCCTCACTTAGTGACCATCATTAACTTTGTCATTGATGTGTTATTCGAGATTCTGCTCCATCGCTTCAATCCTACCAACCTCTCCTATGAGCTGAGAACAGTGATGTCTCTGCAGTTCCTGGTGGTCCCACCAATTTTGAATCCCCTCATCTATGGTTTGAAAACCAAGGAAATACGGGTGAAAATTATGAAGTTTCTGAACCCAAAAATCGTAACATCACACCAGTCGTGA